The sequence GGGAGGCAGCATCTTACCTTTACACTTCAGAGCCTTGAACTGAGCCAGAGAACAGAAACTGAAtgtcaaaatgaaaactttatttatttcaggCTAACTCATTGTATATGGAGCAGGCACAAGCTGGAGTTGATTATGCCCCAGTTAGCAATGGCCAAGCTATCATGAAAGATGGAGAAGATGTGGTTGGTCTACcaatatcaattttacaaGACAATATCCCAGAGTTAAATGAACAGCTTATAATCAAACTGGAGAAGGTTGAATTGGTGAACGATACTCAAGGTTCTAAAGAACTGCCGAAATTAGGAAATAAAACTTTGGCATCGGTAGTCATAGCCACCAATGACAATGCTTATGGATTGTTTCGAATATTCAGTAATGACCCTCGTGCCAGTCAAAATGGGAGTCAAGTCGCTGTTGATGAACAGGATAATTTGGCAGTCGAACTCCAGGTTGAAAGGACTGGTACGTATCTATGCAGCGGTACCTAAATATATCCTGAGCTTGAATGCTTTAGAGATTTGCTTTAACCAGAAGActcgatttttgaaatttgtgataTGATTCCTTACAGGTGGTTCATTGGGAGATGTATCTGTAGATTGGTTTATAGATACCGCTACTAGTACTGCTATTGCTGGAAATGATTACGAAGCCGGTGGAGGGATAACTCTACTTTTTGCTCATGGACAGATTAGGAAAAGTATGCTTTGATAATTTACgaattttggtttttgttttcaatttgtCATCATGAAACATCAACTTCTCTTCTATACAGCGATAACAGTTGCAATCCGTGATGATACTCTCCCAGAGAATGATGAATCAGTCATAGTTAAACTCGGTAAACCGACTGGAGGGGCCAGTATCGGGTCTCAGGGTGTTGTTGATGTAATTATCAAAGCTAATGATGATGTTGCCGGCCGAATCGGATTCCAACAGAAATCGATTGTAGTTCATGAAGGTGAGTTTTgcagttcagttcagttttgATGAATATGAATGATCATCTTTCGGCATATTTGTATTATTATGGATTGTGTATTTCAGGTGAAAAAGTCAATCTTGTTGTTGAACGTTCTTCTCCTGCTCTTGGTAATGTGTCTGTATATTGGATGATAGAAAGAGTGAAAGGTTTGCCTCCTCACCAGAGTTTCCGACAGTCGACCggctatttattatttattcagGTAATTTCATAGATGATATATCTAAAACCCGCTAtatagaaatttaaaaaatttaaactgaaattcattacacaagaattgaaaacaaacgACATGAAATTTCAGGGTCTCTCTCTAGAAATCATTGTATTTCATAGATAACTGATAGAGTGAGCCTGCTGTCAgtatcaattttgaaattgtcaatccaaatttgaatttaagggGCAGTTGAAAGCTGATTTACAGCTCGAAGTATTGAAGGATAACCTACCAGAAGTGCACGAAGAATACAACATCAGGTTGTGGAATTTGTCGGTATCCGGCATCCGAAGCGAAGGAGTTGCGTCTCTCGATCCTCAACGTTATAACCTCGGATTATCGATCCGCGGTAGTGACGATCCTCACGGAATCATCGGCTTCGCTTTAAGTAGCCAGAAAGTTACGACGGTTGAAGCAAACAAGACGTTAGATTTAACGATCGAAAGAAAGTTCGGAACTATCGGCGCTGTTTTGGTTAATTTTACGGTAAAGCAGGGCAATGTAACAGCGCTGAACTCCGAGCAGGAACTGGCAACCGCCGGTAAAGATTTTCTCGACTACGGAAGCGGCGTGGTTATTCGTGATGGAAGTACATCGGCTACTATGAAGGTTTACATATTAGACGACTCGATTCCTGAAGTGGATGAGGTTTTCATTGTGCAGTTGTTGAATGTATCTTTGATTCAGCCGAAGATATCCCCATTACAGCCCGCATTAGGTAAATAATGTTCAGATTCAGATAACTTGAGAACAAAAAAGTTTGGTGTATAATGCCTTCGTTGATTCATGTATGGTAAGAGTGGTACGTATATGTTGGTGTTGATATTTTGTAGCTTCATCGGGAACGACGGCTGAAATATTGATCAAAGCCAATGATGGGACTAAAGGAGTTGTATTTTTCTCTGCAGAATCAGCTAAGTAAGTGATCATAGTAAGATAAAGTgatatagtgtataaataggTTTGAATAGATCGTGCTGATTCATCAAATTTTATAGGAAATCGGTGAATGAAACTGCTGGTGAAGTTGTTTTGAGCGTTATAAGAAGTATGGGTACATTTGGTAATGTGTCAGTATATTGCTATGCTCAGCCCGGCTCGGCAACTATTGGTGTAGATTTCATCTTCGATCCGCAGGTAGGGgctatcaattttctttttgttatttgtttgttatttatttgtttctggTAACAATTTACATATAGGTGTATTGTTATTTTAGGATATAGTTTTCGCCCCTGGACAGAGTAAGAGAGATATCACAGTGCAGATTGTTAATGATGGTAAGGCCGAGCCTCCAGAAACATTTGAACTGGTTTTAGCCAGTCCTAAGAATGGTGTTCAGTTAGGCGTGCCAAACAAAGGTAAGCATTTGCACTTCCgctgattttcaataaactttcactTGGATATTGCTAGGCAAAATTTACCAGTAATATTTGCCTCGATTTTCAGCTGAAGTAACGATTGGTCCTAGCGATGACGCGAGCGGATTTGTATCGTTTTCTATTAGCGACGTCAtctatttgaatgaaccgTCTGCTACTTCAAGCGTTAATTCACAAGTAGAAATACCCATCTTACGCGGACCTGGTCTTTACGGAAAAATACTGGTTCCATTCAAAATCACTAGAGTTGGTAATACTAAAGAGAATGTGACCGATGTAACACCAACAAGTGGCTTCATTACTATACTTGATTCTCAGGTCCGTGTTATATtcgtattttgatttattttattgagATAATTTTACGCGTACtacatgaaaatcaattcattatctACAGACAAGTGGATCTCTAATGATACAAGCGTTAGCGGATAATATAGCTGAATTAGATGAGGCGTTTGTGATCGAGCTCAGTAAACCGCAAGGAGGAGCTCAGCTCGGGAAAATCATCCGACGAAGTTTGATCATTCGGCAAAATGATTCACCTTACGGACTTATGCAGATTTATCCGAAATCCTCGAGGTGATATTTAGATCTACAGTACAAGATTCATTTGtttaaatttgaaacaaattgttagttttctttttattgttttagtGCAAACACTATTGACGTAGAAGAGGATGTTGGTCGGGTTGAGTACAGGATAGTTCGTCAAGGAGGAACGCGAGGAACGATCAGCGTTAATGTATTCATCGAGGCATCTTCTGCGCAGGCCCCATCCGGGACCACGGTGTTCTTGtcgaaatatcagaaattgCCGGCTAAATATCCGGTCGGCTGGTCATCGTTGAAAATTGGCAGCACGACATATGGAGTCTTGTTGAATCGTTATTCTATCGGTTCAATGAATACTCTTATCGGATCAAATGGAGCTGTAACTGGCGCTAAAACAGTAAATAATTCGAACATAGATCAATACTCAATGGTGTATAGATGGCAGGGTGTTTACAGACCAGTACAGGTAAATGACATTTTAGAATTGAGTCTCTTGATCAAATAGCACTTCAATTGGattcaaattcttttaattcgtTTTATTAGGCAAGTTCAGTTATTTCtttgatatgaatataatatgtTAATATGTGGTCTTCCGTTATTTCTTTGCAGACATTAGAAACTAATGGTGCATCATTTGCGACCTCTTTCAATATTGGTGGCAAGTCTTATTTTTTGGTCATCAATTCGGGAGCTATCGGAAATTATGAGACGAAGTCAAgattatatgaaataaatgaagcTGGGGTTGTGAAAGTGGtgagttttatttttgttgtaaattgCAAGTTCTGATTTGATCAATGTTCTtaattatagatttattctatgTTGTAGATTCAAGATTTCTACACCAGAAATGGACAGAAAGCTACGGTTTTCACGCAAGGCCTCGATCAATTTGCGGTAATCGTGAATTATCAAGACAATTCCGGTGAAACGAACATCAACTCGGAACTTTACAAATGGGAACAAAACGCAGGATCTTTCAGTAGCATGGCAGCTCAGTATATCTCGACGATTGGTGCAAGAGACGTCACtagtttcaaaatcaatcagcAGTTGTACCTTTGCATCGCAAATAACTACGATTCAAAAACGAGATCGTACGAAATTGAGTAAGTAGCCAAATGTTAATGAATACATTTCCTCGCTTAAAACTATTGCGATATGTAcgtaataattgatttaattttcagttCTATTCTGTACAAGTTCAACAGCTCAGCGGGATTATTCGCGATTACGCAGCGTTTCCAAACGAAAGGAGCGACCGCTTTGAGTTCATTCAGTTGGGGAAATGATCGCTATTTGATCATAGCTAATAGTCGCGATAATTTCGGTGACACTAAACAAGATGTTATCGTCTATAAATGGAATTTCGTCTTGAACGCTTTCGTCacccttcaaaatattccatCAATCAGCACGTCGAGTTTAGACATCTTTCAAATGGATGGAATAGGTATGTGATAAGGAATCATTCGAAATGATTATGGTTTGATTAGTCTGTAGTACTATGACATAATATCtaaatttcagtatttctaaCCGTGGCTTCAAGCAGTGCATCAGCAATACACGAGTGGAATCCCGCTAACTTACAATTCCAGCCAGTCTGGAATGGCTCATCCGCGACTAGTATCTACCCGAACATCATACCGCAGACGAATGGATTTTTGACTACGATGATGATATCCAGTAAAGATCTGAAGAGAACCGATGTTTACATATTCAGTCGACTGAGCAAAAGCGCCGATTTCGTCCCAATGTATGTTAATATCTCATTTGAACATATATCTTCATAAGGTTTCCCTgatcttttttcattttcatgtatGGGCACTTTTTTTCTTTAGAAATGTTCTGATGACGTTCCAATCGGGGGAAAGCGAATTGACAACGGCTGTAGCCATAATGAATGACACGCTGCCAGAAGACACGGAAACTTTTATAATCCGACTTCAGAATCCGACCGGCGGTGCAGAGTTAGGGGCTCAAAGCTCAGTTATTACACGAATACTAGTCAACGATAACGCATTTGGTATCGTTGAGTTTGCTCCTGTAAGTTTACAAAGAAACCAGAAATATTCTCTAAAAGTAATAAGTGAATCGAATAAAATCTGTGATTAAGCATCATagaattgataaagatgtaaaTATTTACTAACTATGAGATGTGGTTATTTACAGGACTCATTAGAGGTTCGTGAATCTGAGTCGGTGGGCAAAGACAAAGTATTTGCGATTAGACTTCGCAGGACAGGTGGAGTGGCTGGTAGCGTTATCGTTAAATGGGAATTTGATAACTCAAATGCGCCGACAGATATCCAACCAACATTTGGCAAGGTAATAGATGTAATCTTtagatagaaaatattttttcaaattagtgGCTTTCCGATGAAAATGCTTATCTTTGAATCTACTGATTTGCAAAATGTAAGAAGTTCATGTTTTTTGTGTAATTTCAAGGTTGAATTCGCACCCGGGTCGCCATTTGCTTCAATTCCTCTGACGATAAAAGATGACAACATCGCTGAAATGGATAAAGCATACAAGATATATCTAAGAAGTATTGTCAATTCGGGAACAGACTTGCCTGGACGTGGAGCCAAAATTGGTATGAATTGTGGAAATACCCGTGGCTGTAGATTTGAGCATAAGTTTAATTAGTCAGTACCAATGAATTAAAGTCACACATTTAGATAAAATGGAATATGTTTTGAATCTGAATTGTATGGTTTGATAAAAAGCACTGGGGGGTGTAGTACTAACTTCTATGGAAAATTGCATTCACGCAGTTATCTCCTTCAAACAGGAATCAACTAATCAATAAACTGCAATTCCCGGGAAATTCATCTTTGTTCCATGATTAACTGCCTACAGGTTATGATTTTCAATATCGGAAATTATTCATATTGGCTTGAGATTATTTCATAGTTGACGCATTGATTATTGATAGGCCGCCTACGCTACTGAATTACCTTTACTGAATGCAAATTTCCTGTTTAATTTGCGGCGTGTTTTTTGGTTCCttctcattcattcattcattcattcattaacaGAGCTAGAATTCATGGCTCTGCTGGATTTCATCATGTGGATTATTATGCATCTAGAATtttctatattcatttattccttTACTAACGTAGGAGGTATTAATCTTATGTTTAGCGATGTGATTTTGTAGCTGttataattgaaatgaaactgaATTTTGATGAGGTATTTTAGGTGTTTTTGACTAAaggttttttccattttcctGATTTCATAGGAGCAAATAATGTCAGTACGCTTATAATACAAGCAAGTGATAACAAGTATggagtattttcatgggagtTGACTGCGATTGAGACTCAGGAACCAACTGCTGCAGACGGAATTGTGAAGTTATTCGTAATCAGAGAACAAGGGGTTCAAGGCAATGTAGTCCTCGAATACATGTAAATTGATTCATcgataattttcaattaacacTGAAATAGTGTAACGAGtttatcaaatataatttgttttcattcTATATTTTAGGACTACTCCAGATGGTTCGAAACCTGCTGATAGACAAGCGATATCGGGAGCAGATTATACCAGTAAACAAGGCACTGTCACCATTGCTGAAAATACGAGGAAAGCAGCTGTAGATATCTTCATCAAATCTGTAAGCAttcagaaaagaaatatatcttttcccaatttttcatttctatctgTATTCAATTTGCTGAAACCTATTCAATCCgttttgatatgatttttctAAAAGGATGATGTACCGGAAAGAAGTGAAAGTTTCCTCGTTAAAATGAATACCGTCCGTCTGCTGGGAGGGAATACTCCAGCTGTTGGACCGAGCATCAAGAAACCGGGTGATATCGCTACTGTTACCATCATGGAAAATGACGACGCCGCTGGAATTATACAATTCGATATTGCAGAGGTATGAAATATACAATCTTaaatgtttcaattttttttgtcagTAGTTCTCTTTAGATTTTGCCCGCCTTGTCAatgtctatatatctataaacattattttagaacaaaaatcaaGTAGATACCTATGAAGGTATTGGTATTCTACGACTGAATGTTGCGCGTACTGTCGGCACGTACGGTAATGTTACCGTATCCTGGAGAACGCAAGCCTTGGATATTCCTGCTGCTATGGTCGGTCGTGATTTCATACCCGGATCTGGTAACATTACTTTCATCGAAGGCCAGAAATCGGCAACTATCGATATTCAGATTATAGATGATAGTGAAATTGAAGGATTGGAGGTATGAAAACtaaggctgaatccaagaacatgtctatcgcacttttgagcccaaacgtctgcttttacttagtagcccacacaaagtcactgtttacaggcgggtggttttacagtcacctctactgctagtgtgcactatcgaaaccagatgttttaaaatggtcacttttcaatagtagactcttcgaaacagttactatagaaaaccaaccgaattgaaaggaatactatttcagagtgactgttttgaaatgtatacgactggaaaagtagccgatatcgttaattgcttattgttctcaagtggctactaagtaaaagtagacgtttgggctcaaaagtgtgatagacatgttcttggattcagcctttcgACTTGCTCGGTTTTATGGGCCATTGTAATTATGAACAAGCTTTTTAACGTATATTCTTAACTATGGAACAGTTAGAATGttattgaatgttttattcgGAAATTCAGATGTTTGAAGTCATTCTGGACAAATTATCAAACCCTTCGGCCCGAATTGGAACATCGAGTCGTCTGAAAATAGGCATCGTCAAAAATGACTCGCCAAACGGAGAGTTTGGATTCGTAGAGAGTCAGAAAATTGTACGAGAGGGAGGCATTATTAGATTGACAGTCGAACGAACTAAAAGTCTCCAAGGTCGTGTAAATCTTAGATGGTCGTTGAACGTCAATGCGAAACCGGAATTCATGCCTCCTGCTAATGGTGAAATTACATTCAACAACGTAAGTACCGCGCATATATATTCCGTAGTTTCTGAATGAGGTTTTCTAtccatttttcttaaaattctCATTTTGTAAACCGACACAATTACCAGTCATTATTGTGTTCTGTATTTTCAGGGAGAGAGGCTTAAATCATTTGATCTTCAAGCAAAAGTTGATTCTACGCTGGAAGGCGCAGAAAACTACACCGTTTCACTCGTGTCCAATGACAACAACGGAGATATATCACCTACAAAATACCAATGCGTCATCACCATTCAAGCGGATGACGGGGCTGCTGGTAAAGCACACATCGTTCCGTCGTACCGGCAAATATTTATGGGCGAACCGTCGGCGTCTTATAACGGAAAGGGTAAAATCCGTTTGACAAGAGGTATTGGAAAGTTTGGAACTGTAACCATCAACTGGCAGATTACCCCTCGTAATACTGGTGCGTTTGTGGTTGAATATGGGACAGTTACGTTCTTGAATCTACAAGCTGAAGTTGATATCGTATTACAGGTATATAGGCTCGAACTAAACTCTGAATTTACACACAATCATTAAGTTATTTGTCCTAAGATATCGATGTGCTGTTGACCAGTTTGTTATACTCTAATATGATAGACGTCTACAAACGATATTTGACGTGGTGTTGATTTTAAGTCAGAAATATTCACTTGACAACTTTATAATTTGTAGAGCCGTGATGATACTATTCCTGAAGGTAAACGTGATTACGTATTGGAGATATCGGGTGGAAGTGGAGAAGTATCTTCTGATGTTACAAAGATCCGTTCCATCATAACTATGGTAGCGAGTGATTTTCCGCATGGTTTGTTCCAGTTTTTGGCCCCCTCAGTCACCACTGCATCTGAAGACAGCCAAAAGGTTAAGCGAAATCACATTATCATATTTCCTTCATCAATTGATGAATGAATcaaacaatattttcataattccTTTGCAGATACAAGTCATTGTGAACAGAGATGGTGGAAACCAAGGACAAGTTCGTGTTGGTTACGCGACTGTTGCGGGTACGGCTAAAGATGCTATTGACTATGCTTCAGCTACTGGTACGATTGAATTCCTGAATGGTGAAACTCAGAAAACAATCAGTGTAACTATATTGCAAGATACTTTACCCGAAGGCCCAGAGTACTTCTTCATAAACCTGACTTCAGTTGCACTCACCTCAAAGGTGTAAGTATTTCATAGCATATGTTTGCTGGTTCTACATCCATTCTACTGTCCTAACGCAGATAACTCTTGTAATCTTTTTAGGAATAACAATTATACTAAGGTAGTTGGTGATCTTGGTCTAGACATGCCTCCTATACTCGGACCTGGTAGACAGAAGAAAGTGATAATTGAAAAGAATGACAATGCTGAAGGGACTGTTCAATTCGCTGCAAATGCTATAAACTTCTTAGGTATTTTTGGCTGGTTGATTGTAGTAACATTTTGATCTCTATTTCGTCGTAATTCTCCGATGatacttatgattattgaaTCGAATTTCCAGCCAAAGAAGATGAAGGCATGGCGCGTATTCCTTTAGTTCGTACCGGAGGCTCATACGGTACTGTCGGTGTTAGATACAGGAGTAATAACAGAACAGCAACTTCAACTCTGGATTATAAATTACCCGATGGTTCAATCGAATTTGCCGATGGTGTTACCGAAAATACGATCAATGTCACTATTGTAAATGATCTCGAAAGAGAGTTCGGAGAAGAGTTTGAGGTCATTCTTATTTCAATCTATGGTAAGGTAGAATGGAGCTTTGTATTGTGCTTTAAACAGCGAGTCAATTAATCATCCAATTGATTgtcattctttttattttcaataggcGGGGCTCAACTTGGAGATCGAACTATGTCACTCGTTACGATAGCTAAGTCTGACTATCCGAATGGCAAATTTGGCTTTGTTAATGATGTGAAAATAGCTATGACAAATCCAGATATTCAAAAGACTCTTACATTGACTGTTGAAAGAACAGAGGGTACACTCGGTGAACAAACTGTAAGTTTATGATCTCTGTGAAAGTCAAATATAGATCATGCTTTGATTTTGCTAAAACAtgtaaatattcattaatttgcaATGCTAGGTATTTTGGAGAATCATGGGTTACAACGATCCTAATAGTCAACTATTTGAGACAAATGATGTCAGCACAATGATAAACAATAAAGAAGAAACGACCGGTCAGCTAGCGTGGACAGCTGGAGAACTCGGACAGAAGATCATCACGTTACAAATTAAACCTCACGTTCAGTGGGAAATACAGAAGATATTCTGGATAGAATTATACCGTATATCGGGAGTTCCTGCGACATCCGGTTCTGGTGAAGTGAGCCCGACAAATGGTAAAACAGAACTGACGGTATGTTTTAGATTATTCTATACAGTTTTATTGTATGGTGTCATATTGTGCAAAGTTAACTATGATACTAGATcctatttatatatttcaatcgtttttttttcagatactCAAGTTTGGTGATCCTAATGGCATCATCGGCTTCGACGTCCAGTCTCGGCAAGTTCGAACATTCTCTGAACCGGCCTCGTCTCAGCCATCTCAAATTGATTTCCAACTGTTCAGGAGTAAAGGATTGATAGGAGCCCAACAAGTACGAATAGTCATATTTCACAtcataatcaatttcattcaaaattcgagttttctgaatttcttttgatttgatattcaGATTTACTGGGAGATTAACAGTCCTCCTGGAAGTTCGAATAAAGATGTCAGTCCAACTAGCGGTTTTGTCACTATCGGTGATAAGAAGAGCGTCGGAAACATCAAAGTATTGATTGAACCTGATGATATCCCCGAGTTAGATGAAGCATTCAGCCTAAAACTGCTGAAGATTGTGGGAGGTGCAGAGATTGATccccaattcaattcatctcAATTTATCATCCAGTAAGTGATGTTTATATTTCTTGTGTCCAAAATGCTGGATTTAGGAAACAACAGAAAGATTGACTTCGTTTTATCCCATACCGTGAAAAAAACTAATTCAATTCGTGCGTCTTCTCATATCGACCTTTTGAAGTGCATAACTGCAAATGGCGACCATTCTTAGAAATTTTTCCGAATCTTTCATAGAggtaatatttctttttaggtTCAATGATTACCCACACGGTACGGTCGGCGTGCTTTCTAAAAATCAGGCGGTGATCGTACGTAATGATAAGACTCGTGCTGTACGCGTTAACGTGACTAGAAACGCCGGCAGAGTCGGGCGAATACGGGCTACATTCATCGTTAAATATCAACAGGTGAATAAACTTACTACAATCAAACTCGAACTGAAGTCATCGTAGTTTGGGACGATCATTATGTTGATGACTTTGAATTGCAAATACAAATTTGGACTCAAAAATAGTGACGACTTATCTGCAAATTGATGACTTGACTGATGACTTCAGGGTGTTTGACTGCATTTAATCCATCAGTGCCTAAGTTAtgtgaaatagattttgtttgttgaactgtgaatatttttgtttcgatTATAGGATAGCACATATACAGCCACCGGTGAAGCGATTTTTGAGGATGGTGACCGATTCAAAACAGCGGTTGTTGATGCACCACGCAATGTGTTTATACCACTCGGAAGTCAGTTCGCTATCACGCTTACTGATGTAACGTATATCGGCGGCCGAGGTAATTAAGTGAAAAATGGACGTATACAGTTTCTAGAAAAATACCATTTTCTGCATTCGGCTTAACTTATTTGCATGATTTTCAGGCCCGGTCACTCAAGCTCCTATTATTGTCGCTAATCAACAAACATGTACAGTAGCTGTACCACAGGCCGCAGCAAATAGTAAAGTTGGTTTTGCTCAACAAGAAGTGAATATCGATGAAGGTGTGTATCAACTTTCAATTAAAAttgacaaatattttttggaaaatctCCTTTACATATTGGGTACAATATTGtgacaatttctttttttagcaTCAAATACAGCTAGTGTGTCAGTAATAAGGGAAGGATCTTATGGCAGTTTAGAAGTAAGCTGGGCGCATGGATTTCCCCCGAATCAACTGCCATCGGGATTTCAAATGGGATTAATTATCACAGCTCCCGGAATCATCTCTTTCTCTGATGGTGAAAGCGAAAAGAAGATTTCCATAAAGGTAAAGGTTTTCTTCACATTTAAGAAGGAATTCGGGTATTTGTAATTTGAGATTACGGATGCATCTATTCTTCATTACTTAAGGTGCGCCCAAATGTGTCGAGGAAAGAGCTTTTTGCCATCTACATGCCGATACAACCGAGTAAGACACCCGATGGTGGTGCAATGCTATACGTAGGTAAAACAGTGACTAGAATGGAAAGCATGGGGGTCATAAGATTTGCTGCGAATTCCCTGAAACCGAGAATTCAAGAAAACATTGGAGATGTAGGTTATCGTATTCATAGATCGATATTGAAACTGTCATCTTCATTATGAAAACAGAGGTTTGAAGTCTTTGTTCATTTGTGTAGTTGCAGTTAAACGTAGAACGTTTATATGGAAGTGAAGGCACAATTCAAGTTTTGTACTCAACACTGCCCGGAACTGCGAAAGGTGGAGTCGATTATGTTCATGTGACAAATGCTGCCGTGAAGTTAGATCCAGGCGTTACACAAACTACTATCAAAATTCAAGTAAGGCATGGAATGACAGTTGTTTGCTTTAAGATGTATATGGAATATATGTTCCTTTAGTGCAATATATTGTAATTTGCTGTTACTtcgtatattgtatatttgatGTACTTActtattttcagatgaaaagTGATAGTTTACCTGAAGAAGTGGAATACTTCTTTGTGAACTTGACAACTGTATATCAGTTACCAAACAGTAACCCTACAGGTGAATAATCCTTATATTCGCGAGTATTGTTTTATTAGAGTTTGtctttattgaaaaaatttgtaaatCTGTAGGTATTACTCCACGAATAAGTAAGCTGAATGCTTTAAGTAATATCAGTGTAGCGATGAACAGTGATCCATACGGCTTGTTGTACATGGA is a genomic window of Tubulanus polymorphus chromosome 5, tnTubPoly1.2, whole genome shotgun sequence containing:
- the LOC141906319 gene encoding adhesion G-protein coupled receptor V1-like gives rise to the protein MTFQSGESELTTAVAIMNDTLPEDTETFIIRLQNPTGGAELGAQSSVITRILVNDNAFGIVEFAPDSLEVRESESVGKDKVFAIRLRRTGGVAGSVIVKWEFDNSNAPTDIQPTFGKVEFAPGSPFASIPLTIKDDNIAEMDKAYKIYLRSIVNSGTDLPGRGAKIGANNVSTLIIQASDNKYGVFSWELTAIETQEPTAADGIVKLFVIREQGVQGNVVLEYMTTPDGSKPADRQAISGADYTSKQGTVTIAENTRKAAVDIFIKSDDVPERSESFLVKMNTVRLLGGNTPAVGPSIKKPGDIATVTIMENDDAAGIIQFDIAENKNQVDTYEGIGILRLNVARTVGTYGNVTVSWRTQALDIPAAMVGRDFIPGSGNITFIEGQKSATIDIQIIDDSEIEGLEMFEVILDKLSNPSARIGTSSRLKIGIVKNDSPNGEFGFVESQKIVREGGIIRLTVERTKSLQGRVNLRWSLNVNAKPEFMPPANGEITFNNGERLKSFDLQAKVDSTLEGAENYTVSLVSNDNNGDISPTKYQCVITIQADDGAAGKAHIVPSYRQIFMGEPSASYNGKGKIRLTRGIGKFGTVTINWQITPRNTGAFVVEYGTVTFLNLQAEVDIVLQSRDDTIPEGKRDYVLEISGGSGEVSSDVTKIRSIITMVASDFPHGLFQFLAPSVTTASEDSQKIQVIVNRDGGNQGQVRVGYATVAGTAKDAIDYASATGTIEFLNGETQKTISVTILQDTLPEGPEYFFINLTSVALTSKVNNNYTKVVGDLGLDMPPILGPGRQKKVIIEKNDNAEGTVQFAANAINFLAKEDEGMARIPLVRTGGSYGTVGVRYRSNNRTATSTLDYKLPDGSIEFADGVTENTINVTIVNDLEREFGEEFEVILISIYGGAQLGDRTMSLVTIAKSDYPNGKFGFVNDVKIAMTNPDIQKTLTLTVERTEGTLGEQTVFWRIMGYNDPNSQLFETNDVSTMINNKEETTGQLAWTAGELGQKIITLQIKPHVQWEIQKIFWIELYRISGVPATSGSGEVSPTNGKTELTILKFGDPNGIIGFDVQSRQVRTFSEPASSQPSQIDFQLFRSKGLIGAQQIYWEINSPPGSSNKDVSPTSGFVTIGDKKSVGNIKVLIEPDDIPELDEAFSLKLLKIVGGAEIDPQFNSSQFIIQFNDYPHGTVGVLSKNQAVIVRNDKTRAVRVNVTRNAGRVGRIRATFIVKYQQDSTYTATGEAIFEDGDRFKTAVVDAPRNVFIPLGSQFAITLTDVTYIGGRGPVTQAPIIVANQQTCTVAVPQAAANSKVGFAQQEVNIDEASNTASVSVIREGSYGSLEVSWAHGFPPNQLPSGFQMGLIITAPGIISFSDGESEKKISIKVRPNVSRKELFAIYMPIQPSKTPDGGAMLYVGKTVTRMESMGVIRFAANSLKPRIQENIGDLQLNVERLYGSEGTIQVLYSTLPGTAKGGVDYVHVTNAAVKLDPGVTQTTIKIQMKSDSLPEEVEYFFVNLTTVYQLPNSNPTGITPRISKLNALSNISVAMNSDPYGLLYMEKNQLQVSEGETINLTPHVKRGGGTKGDISVMIRTALKGEIVPNYPALQPSADGTDVMKLNQNIFIKGGTVAPIDPIRLQIVKDALIEGNEIFYVYLTQPTGGAVISAGSNTYKSYVEVMIKRNGLWGGEVGFYQTSSGLTIDEDGKGNVTVTLIRNATFGDITVAWQLREKTANGYKFNTEGLLKGQFKMLRSDVTCPQGQTLCRFTIETINDEIPEHQSDFEVFLESVIPQNAASINPNANSIRITMLPSDYPDGLLQFSLKTRRQFVNMDAKVVYLMIERLKGAKGNITVKYETRQLLSTSVKVAGITIHEAVSGRDFRAASGIINFKPQQTSATISIVLTPFSAGVDTLYPKMFHIALFEATSGASVHTEYGVANVTLVTTGEEEVWTLYGRLSEIKNLDDSAIESLLPGLTNSVAKKLTEKNLMLIEDILGKIAAEGEKRVLPHSMRASMMSIFCSLMSDRNDATRGRYQLVQLFEKWTFTYLTGKPCETAKPIEIVDCGRVKATLALWYPENINGFKYNAMYKANFQLPNNLLSTTNSGVKKCEAVQFIDYYKTEQWFMQGNQKTLLSNRVISFNIKGKASHVISSPITYRIYTTGLTLAPKRSLCVYSGTIANQWEVKTDICKVTNNLDLALDNFVDCSCQHLSNYAVQTLNPGLDVIGYPLWFKISAFICMACMILAVLAHHICSVYSMFSANLLMHMVFAIFATEVCYVINAYVSPFDILITEKGMDNYKCIVMGLFSHYFFLAQFTWLFAQALNFWKILVLNDEHTDRKYILYILIGWGLPIIIIAIFYAISFSVYRYVYSVPVTDIHIYGNVNNNGVICFITSPYAALGGLIIPCIICVMVLGVVFIQAYQVAPQWQAYDDIYRGRYNINEVRTLLLFWTLLVLTWLWGGLHLAYSQLWMLILFCIFNILLGLYALVIYTFLRNPCLPCVRPKNSSYTFPVGLNQDQHVTHYNDQSPSIADSLKGSKLSLVHDWDQDSLTQVGHMQVKRAPAIDDNIFSIYDNKVALDDERDDKDFDDLIFALKTGTLTPSELSHNIDKDYDGLHSPSATLTRDPYLGEMRRISIADTHL